The Pantoea eucalypti sequence AGTCGCCGTATTTCCGCCTATTTTGGTGAGCAACTGGGCTCGCCATCAGTGATGAATATCTGGGTGCCAGACGGCATGAAAGATATCACCGTGGATCGACTGGCTCCGCGTCAGCGTCTGATGAGCGCACTGGATGAGGTCATCTCAGAAAAACTCAACCCGCAGCACCATATCGATGCGGTAGAGAGCAAATTGTTTGGCATTGGCGCAGAGAGCTATACGGTAGGTTCCAGTGAGTTTTGTCTCGGCTACGCTGCCAGCCGCCAGACGGCGTTGTGCCTGGATGCAGGCCATTTCCATCCCACCGAAGTGATCTCCGACAAAATTTCTGCCGCGATGCTCTATGTGCCGCGTCTGCTGCTGCATGTCAGCCGTCCGGTGCGTTGGGACAGCGACCATGTGGTGCTGCTGGACGATGAAACTCAGGCGATCGCGAATGAGATCGTTCGTCACCAGTTGTTCGATAAAGTCCATATCGGGCTCGATTTCTTTGACGCCTCTATCAACCGCATTGCCGCCTGGGTTATCGGCACACGCAACACGAAAAAAGCGCTGCTGCGTGCCTTGCTGGAGCCCACCGACCGTTTGCGGCAGGCCGAAAACAGCGGTGATTACACCGCACGGTTGACCCTGCTGGAAGAGCAAAAATCGCTGCCGTGGCAGGCAGTATGGGAAGCGTGGTGCCTGCGCCATGATGTCCCGGCTGATGCCAGCTGGTTAGGTGATGTCCGTCACTATGAACAACAGATCTTGAGCCAACGTTAAGGATTTCATGATGCAAAACATTCTTTCTTCCGGGTTTGTTAAGGGAATGGTCAAAGCGACCAGTGATATGTGGCTGAAGGGCTGGGACGAACGCAACGGCGGCAACGTCAGCCTGCGTCTGCTGGAGGAGGAGGTCAAACCCTTCGTCCACGACTTCTGTAAAGCACCTCGCTGCATTGAGCTGACTCAACCGGCACCTTCGCTGGCAAACGACTGGTTTCTGGTGACCGGGTCTGGAAAATTCATGCGCAACGTTCAGCTTGATCCGGCGGATTGCCTGGCGCTGCTGCAGGTCGATGACAAAGGGCTCTCCTATACCATTCACTGGGGCCTGTCGAATGGCGGATTGCCGACCTCCGAGCTGGCGTCACACTTCCAGTCTCACGCGGTGCGTAAAGCGGTCAGCAAGGGCGCAGATCGGGTGATCATGCACTGTCACGCCACCAACTTTATGGCGTTGAGCTATGTGGTGGAGATGGATTCTGCCCGCTTTACCCGCCTGTTATGGGAAGGCAGCACTGAATGTCTGGTGGTCTTCCCGGATGGCGTGGGTGTGCTGCCATGGATGGTGCCCGGCACCGATGAAATCGGCGCGGCGACGGCCGGGCAGATGCAGTCGCACACGTTGGTAATGTGGCCGTTCCACGGCGTCTTTGGTACAGGCCCGACGCTCGATGAGACTTTTGGTCTGATAGACACAGCGGAGAAATCGTCCGAAGTGATCGTCAAAGTGCTGTCTATGGGCGGGATTCGCCAGAGCATTACCACAGAACAGCTGGTCGCATTGGGTGAGCGCTTCGGGGTGAAGCCGTGGCAACCCGCGCTGGATGTGGGGCCTGCTAATGCTGCGTAAAGCTTTTGTGATGCAGGTGAATGCCGACGCTCATGCAGAGTATGAGCGCCGCCACTCCCCGATCTGGCCGGAACTGGCTGAGACGCTGAAAGCGCATGGCGCACACAACTATGCTATCTGGCTGGACGCCGAACGGCATCTGCTCTTCGCCAGCGTTGAGATTGAATCTGAGGAGCGCTGGCACGCGGTGGCAAAGACGGAGGTGTGCCAGCGCTGGTGGGCATCAATGAAAGATTTTATGCCGTCGAATGCCGATAACAGCCCAATCAGTCAGCCGTTGAAACCGGTGTTCTTTCTGGAGTAGTGGAGGGAAAGGGCGGCATCGCCGCCCTGATGATCTACCGTTTAGTCTGACACAGGCCGGTCAGCGTTGGCCACATCGCCATCAACGTATCAATAATACTATCAAGATCGTCGCGCTCAGTGCCTTCACGCGCCCGCACCGACATGCCCTGCAGCATACAACCCAGATAACGGGACAGCGCCGGAACATTGACTGACGCGCTCAGTTCGTTACGCTGCTGACGCGCCAGCAGAAAATCGCTTAATACATGCTCCTGCGACTGATGCTGCTGTTGCAGCATAGTGGCAATCTCCTTCGACGCCGCCGACAGGGCGGTTGAGGTGCAGATAAAGAAGCAGCCGCCGGGAGAGTCACGCTCAGTAAAGCAGGCGGCGGTGGCACGGAAATAGGCTTCAATTGCGCGATCTACGGGTAACGTATCGTCGCCTAACACCGCTTCTCGCCAGGCACTGAACTTCTCTATATAGCGATCCATCGCCGCACGGAACAACCCTTCTTTATTCACAAACTCTGCGTAAAGGGTCGGTGCTTTTGCACCGGTTGCGGCGACAAGATCGGACAGGGACGTTCCCTCATAACCGTGTGTCCAGAACAGGGTGAGTGCTTTATCAAGCGCAGCGTCACGATCAAACACTTTAGGTCGGCCACGGCATTTCTTTACATCACAATCCTGAACCTGGCTCATACATCCTCACTGACAGTAAAACATCCTATTAAATTACCGATCATTATAAAAATGTGCAAGGTCCGCTATGCATGCCCTCGGCCAGGGTTGCCATTTTGTGCGCCAGCGCAGTGTTATCGCCCCTATGGTTAAGTCAGAAAAGGGGCTGAAGCCCATAATCACGCCACTTCGCGATTAAAATAACGCTCATTAAATAAATATTGACGGCGAGCCCCGGCGGGGTCTATCATTTGTTTAACGGTCGTTAATTAAATAGCGACAACCTAATTCAGACCAACCAAATTCAACTACCGAATAGAGAGAAGATGATGAAAACCATTAAAACCACCCTGGCAGCACTGGCACTTACCACTCTGACTTTTGGCGCATATGCCGCTGACCTCGTCACCAGCGAACCGTCTAATCAGCAGCCAGTCGGCACCATCTCTGTACAGGGCGGCACTAACCTGACCTCCCTTGAATCACAGTTGAGTGCTAAAGCGGATGAAGCGGGTGCGAAATCGTTCCGTATCACCTCAACCAGCGGCCAGAACAAACTGCACGGCACGGCAGTGATTTATCAGTAAATCGGGTGTCGACAGAATCAGTGAGAGGGGATTTGTTATGAAACGTATTAGCTTGATGGTGACAGCGGCTTTGCTAAGCAGCATCTCATTTGCCAGTGTCGCGGCTCAGCAGGTCAGCAGTACACCGCCTGATGCGCAAAAAATCGGTGTCATCAGCGCGACGGGCAGTACTAATCTGACCTCGCTGGAGCAGCAACTGTCAGAAAAGGCCAGCGATGTCGGGGCAAAGTCTTTCCGCATCACTTCGACCTCTGGCAACAACAACCTGCATGGCACAGCCATTCTTTATAAGTAAAAGCACGATAAATATTCATAAACAGGCTTCAGATAAACCCACTTATCTGAAGCCTTTTTTATTCTTAAGTCACAGCCTTATCCGTTGCTCCGCAACTGGGGATAACGACGGAAGATGTAAATACACCAGAGTAACGCCACCAGCCCGATCATCCCGCCGACGTTCCCGACTTCCGCCATGCTCAGATGCAGACTGACCTGATTCCCCAGCAGCGCACCTGCGCCAATCCCGATATTATAAATCCCTGACATGAGCGACATTGCCACATCCGTGGCATCGGGTGCCAGTGACAGCACCCGCACCTGCATACCCAGTCCAATCATCATCATTGCCATGCCCCAGACAACGCACAGTGTTGAAATAGCGGCAGGTCGGACGGCAGCAAAAATCAGCAGCCCCATACAAAGGGTTATCAGTGCGATGGCGGCAATAAGCAGTCCGGAAGGGAATTTATTGCCGAGGGTACTGAACAGCACGCTGCCCACAATACCCGCTGAACCAAACAGCAACAGCAGCAGGGTCGTAAAATTGCCGCTGGAATGCGCCACATTCTGCATAAACGGCTCGATATAGCTGTAAGCGGTGTAATGCGCGGTCACCACCAGCGTCACCAGCAGATACATGCTGACCAGCGCGGGACGGCGAAACAGCATCGGCACACTGCTCAGCGAGCCGGTATGCTCACTCGGCAGGCGCGGCAGGATCCGCACCAGCATAATCATCAGCACCAGCGCCGAGAGGCCAATCGCGCCGAAGGTGGTACGCCAGCCAAGATACTGACCGACCACACGCCCAATCGGCACGCCCAGGACCATTGCCAGCGCAGTACCGGTCGCCAGCATACTCAGAGCCTGTGTTTTCTTGCCGGCGGGTGCAACGCGAATCGCCAGTGAGGCTGTAATCGACCAGAACACCGCGTGAGACAGGGCGATGCCCACACGTGACACCATCAGCGAGCGGAAATCCCAGGCGACGGTTGAAAGTATATGGCTGACGATGAAAATCAGGAATAGCACGCCCAGCAGCAGGCGTCGCTCGATATTACGGGTTAGCAGCATCAGCGGCAGTGAGAGCAGCGCGACGACCCAGGCATAGATAGTCAGCATGATCCCGACATCAGCCGTCGGCATTGAAAAGTCAGCGGCAATATCGGACAGCAGGCCAACCGGGACAAATTCGGTGGTATTGAAGACAAACGCAGCAATAGCCAGCAATACCACGCGTAGCCAGGCAGTCTTACGTGAAACAGTTGTTGATTGCATGAGGAGTCAAGCCAGTCAGAATAGCGAATGTGGATGTGACAGACACACCCAGTGAAAGTGACCTGCGTCACAAAATTAACCGCTATTGTAGTCAATAAACCGGGAAGAGAAACCTGATAACGCGCTTTTAATACTGAATTTTTTTATCGCCCTGGCACCGGGCGATAGCCAGAGGTTATTACCCGCGACAACGCAAGGAGATCCTGTGCAGCAGCATAATCTATAAGCAAAATGTGACGGAGCAGCACGCCGGAGAGAACACCATCACCGTTAAAAGCCCTGCGCTTAACGCGACGTTGGCGTGTGCTTCAGGGCCACACTGAGCTGAGCTGCCGGATGGGTCGTATGATTGAGCGGACAGCAATTTTCACAGCCGATTGCACCCACATAATATTTTTTCGCCTGAAGAATAGCGGCGTTAACGTGGTAAAAACTGCCCAGAAACAGTCTGTTATCCATGTCGGGAAGATGAGGGCAACCCGCAGCATGGACGACATGATTATCGTTATATCCTGATTGTTTATTAACGTAATAGTAGAGAGCCACAGGCGTTCCTTGTTGCCGTGCTGAAAGGCAAAACAGATGAATTATGACAATAAAATGATTATAGCGGGAAACGCACACTTTGTTTGTTGTGGATCTGAATCAAACGTTCTGGAGGCGGTTTGCCAGACCCGGCGGGGCCTGGCAAACGTGCAGGCTGTCAGAGTTTTCTACTGTGCAGGCGCCAGGCAACCGCTAACGCCAGTATCAGCAGGACGCTGATAAATAGCGTAATACCGCCCCAGCCGAAGTTATGCCAGAACAGACCGCCCAGCGTACCCGCCACGCTGGAACCCACGTAATAGCTGAAAAGATAAAGCGAGGAAGCCTGTCCCCGCGCCCGACGCGCCCGGGGACCGATCCAGCCGCTGGCAACGGCATGAGCAGCAAAAAAACCGGCAGTGAACAGCATCATCCCAGGCAGGATCAGCCAGAGGGAGTTAAAGGCCGTTACCAGCAGGCCCAGTAACATGATGGCTGTCGCGCCCAGCATTACCGGCCCGCGCCCAATGCGGCTGGTCAGCGCGCCCGCTTTAGGCGAACTCCATGAGCCGGTCAGGTAGACCACGGATAACAACCCGACCACGGCCTGACTGAGATGCCAGGGCGCGTCCAGTAAACGATAGCCAATGTAGTTGAACAGGGTGACGAAGGCGCCCATCAGCAGGAAGCCTTCGGCAAACAACCACGGCAGGCCTGGATCGCGCCAGTGCAGCCGGAAGTTAATTAACAGATTACGCGGGCGCAGGGTGATGGGTCTGAAATGACGCGATGCGGGCAGGATCTTCCAGAACATCAGCGCGGAGGCCAGTGAAAAACAGCCGATTACCGCCACGGCGATCCGCCATGAGAAGAGGTCGGTCAGGACACCGCTGAGCAGACGCCCGCTCATTCCGCCTATGGAATTACCGCTGATATACAACCCCATGGAAAAGGCAACGACCCGTGCATCCATCTCTTCACTGAGATAGGTCATGCCCACCGCCGCAACGCCGCTAAGCGACAGGCCCATCAGCCCACGCATGATCAGAATGCCGTGCCAGCTGGTCATCGTGGCCGAGATCAGCGTACAGATGGCGGCGAGCATCAGGGCGGTCACCATCACCGATTTACGCCCGATAGCATCAGAGAGTGGGCCGGTGACGAGGAGGCCCAGCGCCATCAGACCGGTAGAGATGGAGAGCGACAGGCTGCTGGTCGCCGGAGAAACCCCAAACTGCTGTGACATGACTGGCAGAATCGGCTGCACACAATAGAGCAGGGCAAAGGTGGCCAGTCCGGCCGAGAAGAGTGCCAGCGTCACGCGCATAAACGCGGGCGTTCCGCGGCGAATGTATCCTGAAGCTGCCGCAGATTCTGGCGGTGCAGACACCGCACTCTCATCCACGGCGGCCTGTATTGAGCGACTCACACATCATCCTTTCAGTCAGAAAACCAGTGGTCAGCATAGGAAAGTGGAATTATGATGTCTAATATATTAATAATCTCAAATAAGACGTTTAAAATATGAATATCGAGCTGCGTCACCTGCGCTACTTTATTGCGGTTGCCGAAGAGTTACATTTCGGGCGGGCAGCCCTGCATCTGAATATCTCTCAGCCGCCGCTCAGCCAGCAAATAATGCAGCTCGAAACGGAAACGGGTGCCAGGCTATTTAATCGCACCAACCGCAGCGTGCAACTTACTGCAGCCGGAGAGCAATTACTGAGTGATGCCCGTGCGATTCTT is a genomic window containing:
- the bhsA gene encoding multiple stress resistance protein BhsA; amino-acid sequence: MKTIKTTLAALALTTLTFGAYAADLVTSEPSNQQPVGTISVQGGTNLTSLESQLSAKADEAGAKSFRITSTSGQNKLHGTAVIYQ
- the bhsA gene encoding multiple stress resistance protein BhsA — translated: MKRISLMVTAALLSSISFASVAAQQVSSTPPDAQKIGVISATGSTNLTSLEQQLSEKASDVGAKSFRITSTSGNNNLHGTAILYK
- the rhaM gene encoding L-rhamnose mutarotase, with translation MLRKAFVMQVNADAHAEYERRHSPIWPELAETLKAHGAHNYAIWLDAERHLLFASVEIESEERWHAVAKTEVCQRWWASMKDFMPSNADNSPISQPLKPVFFLE
- a CDS encoding TetR/AcrR family transcriptional regulator → MSQVQDCDVKKCRGRPKVFDRDAALDKALTLFWTHGYEGTSLSDLVAATGAKAPTLYAEFVNKEGLFRAAMDRYIEKFSAWREAVLGDDTLPVDRAIEAYFRATAACFTERDSPGGCFFICTSTALSAASKEIATMLQQQHQSQEHVLSDFLLARQQRNELSASVNVPALSRYLGCMLQGMSVRAREGTERDDLDSIIDTLMAMWPTLTGLCQTKR
- a CDS encoding sugar transporter, with product MQSTTVSRKTAWLRVVLLAIAAFVFNTTEFVPVGLLSDIAADFSMPTADVGIMLTIYAWVVALLSLPLMLLTRNIERRLLLGVLFLIFIVSHILSTVAWDFRSLMVSRVGIALSHAVFWSITASLAIRVAPAGKKTQALSMLATGTALAMVLGVPIGRVVGQYLGWRTTFGAIGLSALVLMIMLVRILPRLPSEHTGSLSSVPMLFRRPALVSMYLLVTLVVTAHYTAYSYIEPFMQNVAHSSGNFTTLLLLLFGSAGIVGSVLFSTLGNKFPSGLLIAAIALITLCMGLLIFAAVRPAAISTLCVVWGMAMMMIGLGMQVRVLSLAPDATDVAMSLMSGIYNIGIGAGALLGNQVSLHLSMAEVGNVGGMIGLVALLWCIYIFRRYPQLRSNG
- the rhaD gene encoding rhamnulose-1-phosphate aldolase, whose translation is MQNILSSGFVKGMVKATSDMWLKGWDERNGGNVSLRLLEEEVKPFVHDFCKAPRCIELTQPAPSLANDWFLVTGSGKFMRNVQLDPADCLALLQVDDKGLSYTIHWGLSNGGLPTSELASHFQSHAVRKAVSKGADRVIMHCHATNFMALSYVVEMDSARFTRLLWEGSTECLVVFPDGVGVLPWMVPGTDEIGAATAGQMQSHTLVMWPFHGVFGTGPTLDETFGLIDTAEKSSEVIVKVLSMGGIRQSITTEQLVALGERFGVKPWQPALDVGPANAA
- a CDS encoding MFS transporter; protein product: MSRSIQAAVDESAVSAPPESAAASGYIRRGTPAFMRVTLALFSAGLATFALLYCVQPILPVMSQQFGVSPATSSLSLSISTGLMALGLLVTGPLSDAIGRKSVMVTALMLAAICTLISATMTSWHGILIMRGLMGLSLSGVAAVGMTYLSEEMDARVVAFSMGLYISGNSIGGMSGRLLSGVLTDLFSWRIAVAVIGCFSLASALMFWKILPASRHFRPITLRPRNLLINFRLHWRDPGLPWLFAEGFLLMGAFVTLFNYIGYRLLDAPWHLSQAVVGLLSVVYLTGSWSSPKAGALTSRIGRGPVMLGATAIMLLGLLVTAFNSLWLILPGMMLFTAGFFAAHAVASGWIGPRARRARGQASSLYLFSYYVGSSVAGTLGGLFWHNFGWGGITLFISVLLILALAVAWRLHSRKL
- a CDS encoding L-rhamnose isomerase; this encodes MTKQIEQAFELAKHRYADMGVDVEQAIRQLDRIPVSMHCWQGDDVRGFENPQGPLTGGIQATGNYPGRARNADELRRDIDKAMSLIPGAKRLNLHAIYLESDKPVTRDAIEPAHFAHWVDWAKEHNLGLDFNPSCFSHPMSADGFTLSHSDKTVRQFWIDHCKASRRISAYFGEQLGSPSVMNIWVPDGMKDITVDRLAPRQRLMSALDEVISEKLNPQHHIDAVESKLFGIGAESYTVGSSEFCLGYAASRQTALCLDAGHFHPTEVISDKISAAMLYVPRLLLHVSRPVRWDSDHVVLLDDETQAIANEIVRHQLFDKVHIGLDFFDASINRIAAWVIGTRNTKKALLRALLEPTDRLRQAENSGDYTARLTLLEEQKSLPWQAVWEAWCLRHDVPADASWLGDVRHYEQQILSQR